A stretch of the Marivirga tractuosa DSM 4126 genome encodes the following:
- the tamL gene encoding translocation and assembly module lipoprotein TamL has product MAKTKRGRRLRKAFIHIALISLLGGSFYSCKTTKNLQDGQKLYEGGKIKLKETESSKYKNELKRDLEEVNRPQPNEKIAGVRIGLWAHQRVENDRASFYAKWVNKRIGEKPVFLDQVNSNSVKKLMKNRMENLGYFNSKINHEVVEKKRTGYIEFEIRPGRRLHIDSIHYKKVAEQKVDSLIISYLEEEKPIKKNEAFSLQKLKETRTEIADFLKKQGYYYFSSDNLIFEADTISTEKENEAIMELRIKDNASELALVPFKIKEINVFPKYSLDTSQGANNADTTVLYEVEFIQSEVFFRPDRLYPYLFIKEGNFYNPESERYTNKRLNSLKTYRFVNIRYLEDSTFENGNGQLTANIYLSPLNKRSFRSELQAVSKSNNFVGPNLNFEYLNRNLFKGGEALRLSSKLGYEAQLNSGNLSTGLNSIETGVAAELIIPRMVTPFPIEEKFRYSIPKTKFKLSYDLLNRSQWFNLNSFLAVYGFEWNPNIFVTHNLNPVSINYINIGNESEAFENLLSGNPFLARSFEQQFIPGLSYSFQWSQLVRNIKRNRFYFAFSADFAGNALALAQNIGGVTGDNKKFWGQSYAQFSRFDFDLRNYQSIGQESKLVSRIFAGIGLPYGNSVSLPYSKQYFSGGPNSVRAFRIRSLGPGNYQTQDATDGTSFFDQAGDIKIEANLEYRFPLISFLKGAVFTDAGNVWLRNEDGRNGQFTSNWINEMAIGSGIGLRLDIEFFVIRLDVATPLRKPTDNGFQWQDSFEMGNKSWRQENINWNFGIGYPF; this is encoded by the coding sequence TTGGCAAAAACCAAAAGAGGAAGAAGATTGAGAAAGGCTTTTATACATATCGCATTGATTAGCCTTTTGGGAGGTTCCTTCTACTCTTGCAAAACCACTAAAAACTTGCAAGATGGACAGAAATTGTATGAAGGGGGAAAAATCAAGTTAAAAGAAACAGAAAGTTCTAAGTATAAAAACGAATTAAAGCGCGATTTAGAAGAGGTTAATAGACCACAGCCTAATGAAAAGATAGCTGGCGTGCGAATAGGCTTATGGGCACATCAAAGAGTCGAAAATGATAGGGCAAGTTTCTACGCTAAATGGGTGAATAAAAGAATTGGAGAAAAACCAGTATTCCTAGATCAAGTCAATAGCAATAGTGTGAAGAAACTAATGAAAAACCGAATGGAGAATTTAGGTTATTTCAATAGTAAAATTAATCATGAAGTTGTTGAAAAGAAGAGGACAGGATATATCGAATTTGAAATAAGACCGGGAAGAAGATTACATATTGATTCCATTCATTATAAAAAAGTTGCCGAACAAAAGGTAGACAGCCTTATAATAAGTTATTTGGAAGAAGAAAAGCCGATTAAAAAAAATGAAGCTTTTTCTCTTCAAAAGTTAAAAGAAACTAGAACCGAAATAGCTGATTTCCTTAAAAAGCAGGGGTACTACTATTTTTCATCTGACAATTTGATATTTGAAGCCGATACAATAAGCACAGAGAAAGAAAATGAAGCTATCATGGAACTTCGTATAAAAGACAATGCCTCTGAACTTGCACTAGTTCCTTTCAAAATTAAGGAAATCAATGTATTCCCTAAGTATTCTCTAGACACTTCTCAAGGAGCCAATAATGCTGATACTACGGTTCTTTATGAGGTGGAGTTTATACAATCAGAGGTCTTTTTTAGACCTGACAGGCTTTATCCCTACCTATTTATCAAGGAGGGCAATTTTTACAATCCTGAAAGCGAAAGATATACAAACAAGAGACTAAATTCCTTAAAAACTTATCGATTTGTCAACATTCGATATCTAGAAGATAGTACTTTCGAAAATGGGAATGGACAACTAACAGCTAATATTTACTTGTCTCCTTTAAATAAACGCTCCTTTCGTTCAGAATTACAAGCTGTCAGTAAATCCAATAACTTTGTAGGGCCTAATTTGAATTTTGAGTATCTTAACAGAAACTTATTCAAAGGTGGAGAAGCTCTTCGGTTGTCAAGTAAGCTTGGTTATGAAGCACAACTTAATAGTGGCAATCTTTCAACTGGTTTGAATAGTATTGAAACGGGAGTAGCGGCAGAGTTAATAATTCCGAGAATGGTAACACCATTTCCGATTGAAGAAAAATTCCGTTACTCTATTCCTAAAACAAAATTCAAGTTATCTTATGATTTGCTAAACCGTTCTCAGTGGTTCAATCTCAATTCCTTTTTAGCTGTTTATGGTTTCGAATGGAATCCCAATATTTTTGTGACCCATAATTTAAATCCTGTTTCCATCAACTATATCAATATTGGAAATGAAAGTGAAGCATTTGAAAATTTACTAAGCGGGAATCCATTTTTAGCCCGAAGTTTTGAACAGCAATTCATTCCCGGTTTATCTTACAGTTTCCAATGGAGTCAGCTGGTTAGGAATATAAAAAGGAATAGGTTCTATTTTGCATTTAGTGCCGATTTTGCTGGAAATGCATTGGCTTTAGCACAAAATATTGGAGGTGTCACAGGCGACAACAAAAAGTTCTGGGGACAGAGTTATGCTCAGTTTTCCCGTTTTGACTTTGATCTCCGAAACTATCAAAGCATTGGCCAAGAAAGCAAATTAGTAAGTCGTATTTTTGCTGGAATCGGCTTGCCATATGGGAATTCGGTCAGCTTACCTTATTCTAAACAGTATTTTTCGGGGGGGCCTAATTCAGTTCGAGCTTTTAGAATCAGAAGTTTAGGGCCAGGAAATTATCAAACGCAAGACGCAACAGACGGAACAAGTTTTTTTGATCAGGCAGGAGATATTAAAATAGAGGCCAATTTGGAGTACCGTTTTCCTTTGATCTCCTTCTTGAAAGGAGCTGTTTTTACAGATGCAGGAAATGTGTGGCTCAGAAATGAAGATGGAAGAAATGGACAATTTACCTCCAACTGGATTAATGAAATGGCTATAGGCTCAGGGATTGGTTTAAGGTTGGACATTGAATTTTTTGTGATTCGTTTGGATGTAGCCACACCACTTCGTAAGCCTACGGATAATGGTTTCCAGTGGCAGGATAGTTTCGAAATGGGCAACAAATCCTGGAGACAAGAGAATATCAATTGGAATTTTGGGATAGGGTATCCTTTTTAA
- a CDS encoding translocation/assembly module TamB domain-containing protein, protein MKKTGKIILYILGSILLLLVILILSLRLPVVQQKITNYATKFVSERTQTKFEIDRLYITFLGAAQIEGLYAEDSNQDTLIYANSILADVAWKPLLDGNVDVKNLELEGITGKVHNNSVDSSYNFQFLIDAFANADSTSTEKETDTTSSTTINVRHILLENIDLNFQDISVEMKTYLKLGELELSLNTFNLDSLHFDVEEFVLKNVKANYSQGLAFPPSEEDTTESTLPKINVQKLSLNEIDLEYETLFDRLQMSSLINLLDIRNAKVDLAKNEIELDKFDNKISHFRMRLPISSDSTQEENDESPSPFEFPDYKIKLNTFNFNLADLDIKSEGKINEIEGFNPEDMQFQDIKLNLVNAQYLAEDLDIENFSFSAKDSKSFELKELSGGINFNATSGSVNDFKVETVHSILNTNANINFVSIDSLFAGSFYKSQFKLDLKLPTTLNIRDAFYFSPELKEDSSLLALSKHPAKLYGKIKGNDKDIDLQNFRLLYGDKTSVTLNAKLKNWQDGENLMASFENLELKSNVSDFPYFMPKDYPDYYPQKVNLSGKGNYNRGKIIGDLSAKLDDITRVKVKGNFNSKQPESYQADIKLTDLELARWLQDSLNFNTANIDIAINGKGLKPSEMNTKAEVSIRNCSYMANEFDTINMSASLVKSQLEFSSNYSDSIADFDLSASGKIDSIKQKINLKANIKQLDLLALNISDSAVWVATNAEVKLQIDSLHQSIDANLNETKLTSPNQTISFTPLRLLAFNAEDSASVKLKWENIAFDLNMNHRFEELALADLDAAKLQKAKIFKVDTTDRPMKITFSLKAEESQNLLDFLPLNISFKPIYATGNYKSANEVVEFQLNIPSFHYQDIDLDSLNLSINNTEEEFHINTNFQRITSGDLNIYPTILRADITPKKALFNLFMEDAMADSLFHVDAVAERKEDSLFWSLKPENLILNAENWNMDPENRLYFDTANIVIQSMVFERNKQLFEVRTERKEEATALQFNFENFRIENFFAIINAEESPVKGILKGGVVLEDLKNLLAFSASLDIDSLNILDEEVGNISLNAQQESDNRYQFALSSKGEVSLRSKGWFDNNPEIPEFDFELDMDSVSLPFLTNFSEGLIREASGNLIGHFNFSGNTEDFQYDGNLNFQDASLFFPYLNMTYQLPNEVINLKNEKIQLNNFTMLDEQNSKMQLNGQVSTEDLLNPRFDLSLTADNFQLLNTNKDNSDLFFGKAFFNATIDLKGNLNQPRVQANVGLNEKTDLVYIIPESQIDVVEQEGIVTFKKPYVPSDTISSSESELKRTADIGGMELNAIINTDKNAKFKVIVDERRGDYLTVSGDTDLNFILRKNGAISLNGNVEVNEGYYQLSLYDLVKRKFEIQSGSRISWSGDPYEATLNITALYKTEAPVNTLMEDQISSASASVKTQYRQKLPFLVQLFVGGDLSKPEISFGLDMPEQSRGALGGNIYQQVQTIKSNETRLNKQVFSLLVLNQFFPSGSSNGGPNSEAIARNSASQILSNQLNKLSNQYVKGVNLNLDLNSYEDYQSGTAQDRTQLEMSLSKNLFNDRFRVEVGSQVDLEGQQRSQQQATDIIGNIMVEYLLTEDGRYKLRGYRKNEYEGLIDGQVVVTGISIQFSKEFEKFDELWQKPKEEED, encoded by the coding sequence TTGAAGAAAACAGGAAAAATCATATTGTATATTTTAGGGAGCATTTTATTGCTCTTAGTAATCTTGATACTTTCCTTAAGATTGCCTGTAGTTCAGCAGAAAATCACCAATTACGCCACAAAATTTGTCAGCGAAAGAACGCAGACCAAATTTGAAATAGACCGCCTCTACATTACTTTTCTAGGCGCTGCTCAAATTGAAGGGCTGTACGCAGAAGATAGCAATCAGGACACCTTAATTTATGCCAATTCCATTTTAGCAGATGTAGCCTGGAAGCCACTTTTAGATGGTAATGTGGACGTGAAAAACTTGGAGTTAGAGGGAATCACAGGAAAAGTCCACAATAATTCGGTTGACAGTAGTTATAATTTTCAATTTTTGATTGATGCTTTTGCAAATGCTGATTCTACAAGCACTGAAAAAGAAACCGATACTACTTCCTCCACTACTATCAATGTTCGCCATATCCTATTGGAAAATATTGACTTAAACTTTCAGGATATTAGTGTGGAAATGAAAACCTATCTAAAGCTAGGAGAACTCGAGCTTTCTTTAAATACATTTAATTTGGACAGCTTACATTTTGATGTTGAAGAATTCGTCCTGAAAAATGTGAAAGCAAATTATTCGCAAGGTTTAGCTTTCCCTCCTTCAGAAGAAGACACTACCGAAAGCACTTTACCCAAAATTAATGTCCAAAAGCTAAGCTTAAACGAAATTGATTTAGAATACGAAACCCTTTTTGACAGGCTGCAAATGTCTTCGCTTATTAATTTGTTGGATATTCGAAATGCAAAAGTAGATTTAGCCAAAAATGAAATTGAACTAGACAAATTCGATAATAAAATCAGCCATTTTAGAATGCGATTACCAATATCTTCGGATTCCACTCAAGAAGAAAATGATGAAAGTCCTTCTCCTTTTGAATTTCCTGATTACAAAATAAAACTCAACACTTTCAATTTTAATTTGGCAGATTTGGACATAAAATCAGAGGGAAAAATTAACGAAATTGAAGGTTTTAATCCTGAGGATATGCAGTTTCAAGATATTAAGCTCAATTTAGTTAATGCTCAATATTTAGCAGAAGATTTAGACATTGAAAATTTCAGCTTCTCTGCTAAAGACAGTAAAAGTTTTGAATTGAAAGAATTGAGTGGTGGGATTAATTTCAATGCAACCTCCGGGTCAGTAAATGATTTTAAAGTAGAAACAGTCCATTCAATTTTGAATACAAATGCCAATATTAATTTTGTTTCTATTGATTCTTTATTTGCGGGTAGCTTTTATAAATCACAATTCAAGCTAGATTTAAAATTGCCTACAACGCTGAATATAAGAGATGCTTTCTATTTTTCTCCTGAACTGAAAGAAGACAGCAGCTTATTGGCACTTTCAAAACATCCTGCCAAGCTTTACGGAAAAATCAAGGGAAATGACAAGGATATTGACTTGCAAAATTTCCGTCTATTATATGGGGATAAAACCTCGGTAACCTTAAATGCCAAGCTCAAAAATTGGCAAGATGGAGAAAATCTAATGGCTTCTTTTGAAAACTTAGAGCTAAAAAGTAATGTTTCTGATTTTCCATATTTCATGCCTAAAGATTATCCAGATTATTATCCGCAAAAAGTAAATTTGAGCGGAAAAGGCAATTATAATAGAGGAAAAATAATTGGCGATTTATCAGCCAAACTGGATGATATTACTCGAGTAAAAGTCAAAGGAAATTTCAATTCCAAGCAGCCCGAAAGCTATCAAGCTGATATAAAATTAACGGATTTGGAATTAGCTAGATGGTTGCAAGACAGTCTTAATTTCAACACCGCTAATATTGACATTGCCATAAATGGAAAAGGATTAAAGCCTTCTGAAATGAATACCAAAGCAGAAGTGAGTATTCGAAATTGTAGTTATATGGCGAATGAGTTTGATACAATCAATATGTCTGCCTCCTTAGTGAAAAGCCAGTTGGAATTCAGCAGTAATTATTCAGACTCCATAGCGGATTTTGATTTGTCAGCTTCTGGGAAGATTGATTCCATTAAGCAGAAAATCAATTTAAAAGCCAATATCAAACAATTAGATTTATTGGCGCTTAATATTTCAGATAGTGCCGTCTGGGTCGCAACTAATGCCGAAGTAAAATTACAAATAGACAGCCTTCATCAATCCATAGATGCAAATTTAAATGAGACCAAATTAACGAGCCCCAACCAAACGATATCTTTCACCCCTTTAAGGTTACTTGCTTTTAATGCAGAAGATAGTGCAAGTGTTAAATTGAAATGGGAAAATATTGCCTTTGACCTGAATATGAACCACAGATTTGAAGAATTAGCACTTGCCGATTTAGATGCTGCAAAGTTACAAAAAGCTAAAATCTTTAAAGTGGATACTACAGATCGGCCTATGAAAATTACTTTTTCCCTGAAGGCTGAAGAAAGCCAAAACTTACTAGATTTTCTCCCCTTAAACATCAGTTTTAAACCAATATATGCGACTGGTAATTACAAAAGTGCAAATGAAGTTGTAGAATTTCAGCTAAATATTCCGTCTTTCCATTATCAGGATATTGATTTGGATAGTTTGAATTTGAGTATAAATAATACAGAGGAAGAATTTCACATTAACACAAATTTTCAGCGAATTACCTCAGGGGATTTAAACATCTATCCTACCATTTTAAGAGCAGATATCACACCTAAAAAAGCTTTGTTTAATTTGTTTATGGAAGATGCTATGGCAGATAGCTTATTCCATGTGGATGCTGTTGCAGAACGAAAAGAAGATTCACTCTTTTGGTCATTAAAGCCTGAAAATTTAATTCTGAATGCTGAAAATTGGAATATGGATCCTGAAAATAGGCTTTACTTTGATACTGCCAATATTGTGATTCAAAGCATGGTTTTTGAACGTAATAAGCAATTATTTGAAGTAAGAACAGAACGCAAAGAGGAAGCAACAGCACTTCAATTCAATTTCGAGAATTTTAGAATAGAGAACTTCTTTGCCATTATAAATGCTGAGGAAAGCCCTGTTAAAGGTATTTTAAAAGGAGGAGTTGTGCTGGAGGATTTGAAAAATCTACTGGCTTTTTCTGCTTCTCTGGATATAGACAGCCTCAATATTTTGGATGAGGAAGTGGGTAATATCTCATTAAATGCCCAACAAGAGTCAGATAATCGCTATCAATTTGCATTGAGTTCGAAGGGAGAAGTTAGTCTAAGAAGCAAGGGTTGGTTTGACAATAACCCTGAAATTCCAGAGTTTGATTTTGAACTGGATATGGACAGCGTTTCCCTTCCGTTTTTGACAAACTTTTCCGAAGGCCTAATTCGGGAAGCAAGTGGGAACTTAATAGGCCATTTTAATTTCAGTGGAAATACAGAAGACTTTCAATATGACGGAAATCTCAATTTCCAAGATGCCTCTTTGTTTTTTCCATACTTGAATATGACATATCAGTTGCCGAATGAAGTAATCAATTTGAAGAATGAAAAAATCCAACTGAACAATTTTACCATGCTGGATGAGCAAAACAGTAAAATGCAATTGAATGGTCAAGTTAGCACTGAAGATTTACTGAATCCCAGGTTTGATCTAAGTTTAACAGCTGACAATTTTCAATTACTGAACACTAATAAGGACAATAGTGATTTATTTTTCGGCAAAGCATTTTTCAATGCAACCATTGATTTAAAAGGAAATCTAAATCAACCTAGAGTTCAGGCTAATGTTGGTTTAAATGAAAAAACAGACTTAGTCTATATCATCCCGGAAAGTCAAATAGATGTGGTAGAGCAGGAAGGGATAGTTACATTCAAAAAACCTTATGTACCCTCGGACACCATTTCGTCCTCTGAATCTGAATTGAAAAGAACGGCTGATATTGGCGGTATGGAATTAAACGCTATTATTAATACTGATAAGAATGCGAAATTTAAAGTGATTGTAGATGAAAGAAGAGGTGATTATTTAACGGTTTCCGGAGATACGGACTTGAATTTTATTTTAAGGAAAAACGGAGCTATCAGTTTAAATGGTAATGTGGAGGTCAATGAGGGTTATTATCAATTAAGTTTATATGATTTAGTCAAACGTAAATTCGAAATTCAATCGGGTTCAAGAATAAGCTGGTCGGGCGATCCTTATGAAGCCACTTTGAATATTACGGCTTTGTATAAAACAGAAGCACCTGTGAATACTTTAATGGAAGACCAAATATCTTCTGCATCTGCTTCAGTAAAAACACAATACAGACAAAAACTCCCGTTTTTGGTTCAACTTTTTGTTGGTGGCGATTTGAGTAAACCTGAAATATCATTTGGCTTAGACATGCCAGAACAAAGTCGTGGAGCATTGGGTGGCAATATTTATCAACAAGTTCAAACCATCAAATCCAATGAAACTCGATTGAATAAACAAGTATTCTCCTTATTAGTATTAAATCAGTTTTTCCCAAGTGGAAGTAGCAACGGTGGACCAAATTCAGAAGCTATAGCAAGAAATAGCGCCAGTCAGATTTTAAGTAATCAGCTCAATAAATTAAGCAACCAATATGTGAAAGGCGTAAACCTCAACCTAGATTTAAATTCCTATGAAGATTACCAAAGTGGAACGGCACAAGATCGAACGCAACTAGAGATGAGCTTAAGTAAAAACTTATTTAATGACCGCTTTCGAGTGGAAGTAGGTAGTCAGGTTGACCTGGAAGGACAGCAAAGAAGTCAGCAACAAGCCACTGACATAATAGGAAATATTATGGTGGAATATTTATTGACCGAAGATGGACGCTATAAACTACGTGGCTACAGGAAAAATGAATATGAAGGATTGATAGATGGACAAGTAGTCGTAACGGGTATATCCATTCAATTTAGTAAAGAATTTGAGAAGTTTGATGAGCTTTGGCAAAAACCAAAAGAGGAAGAAGATTGA
- a CDS encoding type II toxin-antitoxin system RelE/ParE family toxin — protein MAQRKVIWTKTADIQFIGILEYWVNRNKSNTYSKKLISLVSQKTKLIAESPYIYKLTDYKDIRVASLENFSLYYSVTEKHIIIYAFWDNRQDPRKLLKILESKG, from the coding sequence ATGGCTCAACGCAAAGTAATTTGGACAAAAACAGCTGATATTCAATTTATAGGGATTTTAGAATACTGGGTAAACAGAAATAAATCTAACACTTACTCGAAAAAACTTATAAGTTTAGTGTCTCAAAAAACCAAACTGATTGCTGAAAGTCCATATATTTATAAACTAACTGATTATAAAGATATTAGAGTTGCTTCATTAGAGAATTTCAGTCTGTATTATTCAGTCACTGAAAAACATATAATTATTTATGCATTTTGGGATAATCGACAGGATCCTAGAAAATTATTGAAAATATTAGAAAGCAAAGGTTAA
- a CDS encoding thiolase C-terminal domain-containing protein, giving the protein MDLGVNIIGAYHSSFGKLEGETLYTLYEKAVKGALQDAEIEAAAIDGVFVGNYSGGAFNRQENIASYGVNAIPELRHKPMYRTETACSSGSSAIHMAIMAIKSGMMKRVLVVGLEKMTDLDIAGVTEALALATYWPEEGSKSVTAPCMFADLAKGWMKKYNYTEEQLRPWLAQISSKAYTTAAENPLAQLQKPKSAEDILSLPDEKNPMIYQPLRLHDCSLVSDGSAALVLEDATLSSGKSVAIKSFYSAADYLDSFGKSKSDYFLEGAAFAVDKALKGAALKIEDISLAEVHDCFTITELLLYSAIGIAPAGREFEALESGKVFPDGTLPVNLSGGLKAKGHPIGATGVGMHAYIYKQLMQEAWGHQVKDAQRGLVVNIGGSGTSNAVSVLESF; this is encoded by the coding sequence ATGGATTTAGGGGTAAATATAATTGGGGCTTATCACTCTTCATTTGGCAAATTAGAAGGCGAGACTTTATACACGCTTTATGAAAAAGCAGTAAAAGGAGCTTTGCAAGATGCAGAAATTGAAGCAGCAGCTATTGATGGAGTATTTGTAGGCAATTACAGTGGAGGAGCTTTCAATAGGCAGGAAAATATCGCTTCCTATGGTGTAAATGCTATACCTGAATTGCGCCACAAGCCGATGTATAGAACCGAAACAGCTTGTTCATCTGGTTCTTCTGCTATTCACATGGCGATTATGGCAATAAAATCAGGCATGATGAAACGCGTTTTAGTGGTTGGATTAGAAAAAATGACGGATTTGGATATTGCTGGAGTCACAGAAGCTTTAGCCCTAGCTACTTACTGGCCTGAAGAAGGTAGTAAATCGGTAACAGCTCCCTGCATGTTTGCGGATTTAGCTAAAGGCTGGATGAAAAAATACAATTATACCGAAGAACAATTAAGACCTTGGTTAGCTCAAATTTCTTCTAAAGCTTATACTACTGCTGCGGAAAATCCATTAGCCCAATTGCAAAAACCAAAATCAGCAGAAGATATACTTTCATTGCCCGATGAAAAGAATCCGATGATATATCAGCCACTTCGACTGCATGATTGTTCATTAGTTTCAGATGGTTCTGCGGCTTTAGTACTGGAAGATGCCACTTTAAGTAGTGGCAAATCTGTTGCCATCAAAAGTTTCTATAGCGCAGCTGATTATTTGGATAGTTTTGGCAAAAGTAAATCAGACTACTTTCTGGAAGGTGCAGCTTTTGCGGTGGATAAAGCCTTAAAAGGAGCCGCTCTTAAAATTGAAGATATAAGTCTGGCTGAAGTACATGATTGCTTTACCATAACCGAGCTTTTATTGTACAGTGCCATAGGAATTGCTCCTGCAGGCCGTGAATTTGAAGCTCTGGAAAGTGGAAAAGTATTTCCTGATGGCACATTACCAGTAAATTTATCAGGCGGATTAAAAGCCAAAGGTCATCCCATTGGAGCAACAGGAGTTGGAATGCATGCCTATATTTACAAGCAGTTGATGCAAGAAGCTTGGGGACATCAAGTAAAAGATGCCCAAAGAGGCCTAGTGGTAAATATTGGAGGTTCTGGTACTAGTAATGCGGTTTCGGTTTTGGAATCCTTTTAG
- a CDS encoding TlpA family protein disulfide reductase translates to MKKIICTSFALIIGFSLMAKSGKLVLTGAVQNQSATTIAITDLNNQKIASAELDENGDFSMSFKLEYDGYYSFDYGRNATYIYLYPKDELHISFDANNFESTLTFEGKGATRNNYLANKSNVQAELTKDLEAFYKVSETDYLENLANVKTRHEALLATYDVQEFFRNAEKRALEYNRLLNIQNYKTSYKFYLGEDISPSDEFYAPISSVDLGDEEEYKKQPYYRYLVNSVWSDRIAAASDVDGMLGVLSQVSSQAVLISLVNGFYSKISSSEDRAKDYLNLIKRVTTHQPFIDAAEKRYQEVISEKGLTQGDISPEFNYETVDGNTVSLSDLKGKYVYIDVWATWCGPCIKQIPYLKELEELYQDKNVVFVSISVDKETAKNKWKKMIAEKELGGLQLFADKSFDSEFMEAYAVNSIPRFILIDPDGKIVNPEAPRPSFQKTRKLLDSLLK, encoded by the coding sequence ATGAAAAAGATCATTTGTACATCTTTTGCCCTGATTATCGGTTTTTCACTAATGGCTAAATCTGGTAAATTAGTGCTTACTGGAGCAGTCCAAAACCAATCTGCGACCACTATCGCTATCACAGACCTTAACAATCAAAAAATTGCCTCAGCAGAACTAGATGAAAACGGAGATTTCAGCATGTCCTTCAAGTTAGAATATGACGGTTACTACTCTTTTGACTATGGTCGCAATGCAACATATATTTATCTGTATCCTAAAGATGAACTGCACATTAGCTTCGATGCCAATAACTTTGAAAGCACACTCACTTTTGAAGGAAAGGGTGCGACTCGAAATAATTACTTGGCTAATAAATCAAACGTACAAGCCGAACTCACTAAAGACTTGGAAGCTTTTTATAAGGTGTCTGAGACGGATTATCTTGAAAACCTAGCAAATGTTAAAACTAGACATGAGGCATTGCTGGCTACCTATGATGTGCAAGAATTCTTTAGAAATGCAGAAAAAAGAGCTTTAGAGTATAACCGCTTGCTAAATATTCAGAATTATAAGACCAGCTATAAATTCTACCTTGGGGAAGATATTTCACCATCAGATGAATTTTATGCGCCCATTAGTTCTGTGGATTTAGGAGATGAGGAGGAATATAAGAAACAGCCATATTACCGTTATTTGGTAAACTCAGTTTGGAGCGATCGCATCGCAGCTGCCTCTGATGTAGATGGTATGTTGGGTGTTTTGAGCCAAGTGTCTTCCCAAGCTGTACTTATTAGTTTGGTAAACGGATTTTATTCAAAGATCTCTTCAAGTGAAGATCGCGCTAAAGATTACCTCAATCTTATCAAACGTGTAACTACGCACCAGCCTTTTATTGATGCGGCAGAAAAAAGATACCAAGAAGTAATTAGTGAGAAAGGCTTAACTCAAGGTGATATTTCTCCGGAATTCAATTATGAAACAGTGGATGGCAACACTGTTAGTTTGAGCGACCTAAAAGGAAAATACGTATACATCGATGTTTGGGCTACCTGGTGCGGACCTTGCATCAAACAAATACCCTATCTGAAGGAACTGGAAGAACTATATCAGGATAAGAATGTAGTTTTTGTGAGTATCTCCGTTGATAAAGAGACCGCCAAAAATAAATGGAAAAAGATGATAGCAGAAAAAGAACTTGGAGGACTGCAACTCTTTGCTGATAAGTCCTTCGATAGTGAATTTATGGAAGCCTATGCAGTCAATTCTATTCCACGTTTCATCTTGATAGATCCTGATGGGAAGATTGTTAATCCTGAAGCACCAAGGCCGTCCTTCCAGAAAACCAGAAAGCTTTTAGATAGCTTATTAAAGTAG